The region CAGATATTGTCTTATATTGCGCAAGAACTATCACTTTATTGAATCTAATTTTGTCATCAGTTAGACATAAATAGGTAAACTTACATCATATTATGGTTAACAGATGAAATATGttcaaatgtctaaaataaCAAAGCAGATAAGAACAATTTAAGTAATGTTGCATCTACAGTAGGAAAGATTATTGAtcaaaacataagaaaaacacaagtaacATCTCTTTAAAGTCAAATCTCACATGTTACATCTTGCCATGTGTTGGTGATTATTTGAGGAAAtaaaaggattttattttgacagttatTACAATTTATGTCATGATGTGTTGTAGAAATACAAATGATACAGCTGTAGCtaggtgtgtgtatttttttactaGTAAAGACATAAATTCATAGTCCCCTTCATGTCCGATCAGGCTGAACAAGCTAGGAATCACCGTCTATCGTTCAGTCTGTACTGAAATATCTGCTTCCTGTATTCTTCTCACCTCATAGGTCAGGCAAGGACACCAAAACTATGCCCTTCTTGCTCCCATTATGGCACCACAAGAGTGTCCCTTGGGTCCGAAATTAGGTGACACATTTCTAAGCCAGTTTTACAGCACCCATAAAGGTGGCATCTCCATAAAGGGACACGTTGGCTGTGGAACGAGGGATCAGCAGCTCCAAGTGGTCCCCAACCTCCAGCTTCACAATACCTGAGGGATGcaaatgtaatgttgttttcttaCCATAAACAGCTATCACCCatactcaacacacacacacacacacacacacacacacacacacacacacatacacacaagcgcTTGACTGAAAAACACCGACTGACCTTCCATGACAGCTGTTGCGAAATAATATAGTTAAATAAGGGGACCATAGCTTGACATAAACAATAACTCAGACTCACCTCCTGTGTAGCAGGTGTTGTAAGGGTGAACAGGGTTCATATTCTGGATGCAGCGGAACAAGACCACATACTGAGGCTCATCTCCCACCACATTCCTCTTCCTCCGGATCACCACGTGACCCATTGCAAAGGTGCTGTCCATGTAGTAGACCTGAGCACATTAGAAATACCAGGTCATGGTGGTATGGAATGATGCATGGGTGTTAACGTATAAACATTCAGGTGGGtgaaatattatttattgtgCAGATATCATTTGCATTGTCTCTGTCTGACCTTTCTTCAAGGGCTGTCAACCAACTGCATGCACACCCATTTTTCTGCAATGTATGTAGACTTAATCCCCTACTATGTCAAATCTGGCCAACAGACTAGCAGCACCTCCTTGTGGAAAAACTAGGAAATGACAACAAACAGACCTACCTGACTGTACACAAAGTAGAAGCCCTCCTCTCTGACTAAcatgctgtctctgtctttctccagGGCAGAGCCTCTGCTCAGACCTGCCTGCCAGGGGATACCTGTGTGCGGCTCCGCGTtatattctgttaaaaaaaaaaaagactatatcAGAAAACATGTCAAAGCACTTAAGGCTAAACATGTATCCCAACAGTCAACCTGTTTCAAATCTGTTAACGGATCAGTATGTAATAATCAGTATATATGTCTATTTACATTGTAGTGTGAAATATAGTTCTATTAGTAATAAtgggtacatttttttttaaagattatttttgttgcattgttaGGCCTTTACtgataggacagttgaagaaatgaatgaaccctaaccctaacccactctaccaactgacctACCTAGGCGCCCATAGTGGGAACATTTAACGTAAACTTCCAAAGGTCCAAGAGTaatataaaatgtcaataaaaactACATCAATTTTACTTCTATTACAAATAACCAAACTATCATAGCCCAGGTCAGGCATACTGTACCTTTCCGGAAGGTTTTCCTGCTATTGTTTGCCAGCAACTGCAGGCAAGGCTGAGAAACTACgataaaacaaaagagaaatttaGACATGTTAAAACTGGTCAGCAGGTTCCTTACAATGCTAAAGTTGCCTATTCCATGgcaatctgtcttttttcttgttctcccgctctttttacattttgggcaGATTTCCATTGACAAAGTCAGCACTGAGCAACAGCAACATAGTAAATATTggtgttttggggatttttaaatagttaagcTGATGATAAACACATTAACCCCAAACCGAC is a window of Etheostoma cragini isolate CJK2018 chromosome 11, CSU_Ecrag_1.0, whole genome shotgun sequence DNA encoding:
- the tnfsf13b gene encoding tumor necrosis factor ligand superfamily member 13B isoform X1 encodes the protein MACVEPGIGKRTGEGRLSWPVFLLTLAAVTSSSLSALSLYQLVALRAEVEGLKAEVCRKREEGREAKHAGQTENINWRSSQESLHQPGSQKTFTLIRRRRLVSGSEKMVSQPCLQLLANNSRKTFRKEYNAEPHTGIPWQAGLSRGSALEKDRDSMLVREEGFYFVYSQVYYMDSTFAMGHVVIRRKRNVVGDEPQYVVLFRCIQNMNPVHPYNTCYTGGIVKLEVGDHLELLIPRSTANVSLYGDATFMGAVKLA
- the tnfsf13b gene encoding tumor necrosis factor ligand superfamily member 13B isoform X2, whose amino-acid sequence is MACVEPGIGKRTGEGRLSWPVFLLTLAAVTSSSLSALSLYQLVALRAEVEGLKAEVCRKREEGREAKHAGQTENINWRSSQESLHQPGSQKTFTLIRRRRLVSGSEKMEYNAEPHTGIPWQAGLSRGSALEKDRDSMLVREEGFYFVYSQVYYMDSTFAMGHVVIRRKRNVVGDEPQYVVLFRCIQNMNPVHPYNTCYTGGIVKLEVGDHLELLIPRSTANVSLYGDATFMGAVKLA